A window of Blattabacterium cuenoti contains these coding sequences:
- a CDS encoding ribonuclease P protein component, whose product MNKKKVFKKAVHRNKIKRLFRSAYVLNKYILENKIHNNKIYYIVFIYQGSILPTFHVINFSLKKIFINLKFFVK is encoded by the coding sequence ATTAATAAAAAAAAAGTTTTTAAAAAGGCAGTTCATCGAAATAAAATAAAAAGATTATTTAGATCAGCTTATGTATTAAATAAATATATTTTAGAAAATAAAATACATAATAACAAAATTTATTACATAGTTTTTATTTATCAAGGTAGTATTTTACCAACATTTCATGTAATAAATTTTTCATTGAAGAAAATCTTTATAAATTTAAAATTTTTTGTGAAATAA
- the fbp gene encoding class 1 fructose-bisphosphatase encodes MYTLGEFIIDNKDRFLYSTESLLRLFSSIKLAAKAINKEVNKAGLTKTIIGSTGIINIQGEKQQKLDNYAHKVFIESLKSRNVVCGIASEEEKDFIIIKEKNDNCSKNEYIVLLDPLDGSSNIDVNVPIGTIFSVYIRKSSVNITLEDFLQEGYRQILAGYIIYGSSTILVYTIGNGVYGFTLDPTIGTFYLSHPNISFPKKEKIYSINEGNYDKFPIGIKHFIKYCQETNENRPYTARYIGSLVGDFHRNMIQGGIYIYPNHYDCPHGKLRLLYECNPIAFLTEQAGGKASDGTTRILNIKPSSLHQRTPFICGPINMVNKLEAFMKTNYYE; translated from the coding sequence ATGTATACATTAGGAGAATTTATTATAGATAATAAAGATCGTTTCTTGTATTCTACAGAATCCTTATTAAGATTATTTAGTTCTATTAAATTAGCAGCAAAAGCTATTAATAAAGAAGTGAATAAAGCTGGATTAACAAAAACCATTATAGGGAGTACTGGAATTATAAATATACAAGGCGAAAAACAACAAAAATTGGATAATTATGCACATAAAGTATTTATTGAATCTTTAAAAAGTAGAAATGTAGTTTGTGGAATAGCATCTGAAGAAGAAAAAGATTTTATTATTATCAAAGAAAAAAATGATAATTGTTCTAAAAATGAATATATCGTTTTACTTGATCCACTAGATGGTTCATCTAATATAGATGTTAATGTTCCTATTGGAACAATTTTTTCTGTATATATAAGAAAATCATCTGTTAATATTACGTTAGAAGATTTTTTGCAAGAAGGATATAGACAAATTCTTGCAGGATATATTATATATGGATCATCTACAATATTAGTTTATACAATTGGCAATGGTGTATATGGATTTACTTTAGATCCTACTATTGGAACTTTTTATTTATCTCACCCAAATATTTCTTTTCCAAAAAAAGAAAAAATATATTCTATTAATGAAGGAAATTATGATAAATTTCCTATAGGAATCAAACATTTTATTAAGTATTGTCAAGAAACTAACGAAAATAGGCCATATACTGCAAGATATATTGGGTCTTTGGTAGGTGATTTTCATAGAAATATGATACAAGGAGGAATATATATATATCCTAATCATTATGATTGTCCACATGGAAAATTAAGATTACTTTATGAATGTAATCCAATAGCATTTTTAACAGAACAAGCGGGAGGAAAAGCTTCTGATGGGACTACAAGAATTTTGAATATCAAACCTAGTTCGTTACATCAAAGAACTCCATTTATTTGTGGCCCTATAAACATGGTTAATAAATTAGAGGCATTTATGAAAACAAACTATTATGAATAG
- a CDS encoding lysophospholipid acyltransferase family protein, with amino-acid sequence MKKFFFIISNFIKLLIYNLLIILWHIWFLLINIILVPFWAGASIPFLFHDKNYPIVYWFHQMWARSNLFLMGFWYVLETDKEILDKKKQYVIISNHTSIMDIMLIYSLMRHHPLVFVGKAELAKLPFFGFVYKNSNILLDRNSLSSCKKVFKKIQSQIDYGKSICLFPEGRVPNPSILLGNFKSGAFAIAIIKKIPIVIFTIADIKTKFPKFALLKGKPGKIRIKQHHSISTKNFSLKEKNILKQKCFNLIKFQLEQFYSDKY; translated from the coding sequence ATGAAAAAATTTTTTTTTATTATTAGTAATTTTATTAAATTATTGATTTATAATTTATTAATTATTTTATGGCATATTTGGTTTCTATTAATTAATATTATATTAGTTCCGTTTTGGGCAGGTGCTTCAATTCCTTTTTTATTTCATGATAAAAATTATCCAATAGTTTATTGGTTTCATCAAATGTGGGCAAGATCTAATCTTTTTTTGATGGGATTTTGGTATGTATTAGAAACTGATAAAGAAATATTAGATAAAAAAAAACAATATGTTATAATTAGTAATCATACTTCTATTATGGATATTATGTTAATTTATTCTTTAATGAGACATCATCCTTTAGTATTTGTGGGAAAAGCTGAATTAGCTAAATTACCATTTTTTGGATTTGTTTATAAAAATAGTAATATTCTATTAGATAGAAATAGCTTATCAAGTTGTAAAAAAGTTTTTAAAAAAATACAATCTCAAATAGATTATGGCAAAAGTATTTGTCTTTTTCCAGAAGGAAGGGTTCCAAATCCATCTATTTTATTGGGAAATTTTAAAAGTGGAGCCTTTGCTATTGCTATAATAAAAAAAATTCCTATAGTGATATTTACAATAGCTGATATAAAAACAAAGTTTCCTAAATTTGCATTATTAAAAGGTAAACCAGGCAAAATAAGAATTAAGCAACATCATTCTATTTCTACTAAGAATTTTTCTTTAAAAGAAAAAAATATTTTAAAACAAAAATGTTTTAATTTAATCAAATTTCAATTAGAACAATTTTATAGTGACAAATATTGA
- a CDS encoding ribonuclease HI: protein MTNIDTIKNIAKGKKIHIYTDGSSKGNPGPGGYGIFIEEFLENKNYKRQIISEGYRYTTNNRMELLSVIVGLEKIPQNRQNITVFTDSKYIINPINKNWIYTWEQNNFKNKKNIDLWIRFLKVFKKHFIFFQWMKSHGYHYINDYCDRLAEMAVKKKN from the coding sequence GTGACAAATATTGATACAATAAAAAATATTGCTAAAGGAAAAAAAATACATATATATACAGATGGTTCTTCTAAAGGTAATCCAGGACCTGGTGGATATGGTATATTTATAGAAGAATTTTTAGAAAATAAAAATTATAAAAGACAAATTATATCTGAAGGATATCGTTATACTACTAATAATAGAATGGAATTATTGTCTGTGATAGTTGGATTAGAAAAAATTCCTCAAAATAGACAAAATATTACTGTTTTTACAGATTCTAAATACATTATAAATCCAATTAATAAAAATTGGATTTATACATGGGAACAAAATAATTTTAAAAATAAAAAAAATATTGATTTATGGATTCGTTTTTTAAAAGTGTTTAAAAAACATTTTATTTTTTTTCAATGGATGAAGTCACATGGATATCATTATATTAATGATTATTGTGATCGTCTAGCTGAAATGGCAGTTAAAAAAAAAAATTAA
- a CDS encoding TrmH family RNA methyltransferase, whose amino-acid sequence MNKIVRNIKIKKLIKIYKQNKNFFFVEGIMEFTMAIKGNYIPNKIFICKDIFDHYKIIQSFHSIIIFISLKIFQKIAYRKNSGGIIGLFKKLILKKLRNITPPKNSLSVILDGIEKPGNLGSIFRTADSAGVHFIICCDLQTSIFNPNVIRCSLGSVFTKHIMIEDKQSILNWLKEHNIEIIATSTNVNKYTTTHLYETYFSSSLAIVLGSETKGLSQFWLQKSNKIMKIPMFGFIDSLNVSNVFSIIIYEIIRRKIL is encoded by the coding sequence ATGAACAAAATAGTAAGAAATATAAAAATAAAAAAATTAATAAAAATTTATAAACAAAACAAAAACTTTTTTTTTGTTGAAGGAATTATGGAATTTACAATGGCTATCAAAGGAAATTATATACCCAATAAAATATTTATTTGTAAAGATATATTTGATCATTATAAGATTATACAGTCATTTCATTCAATTATTATTTTTATTAGTTTAAAAATTTTTCAAAAAATAGCATATAGAAAAAATTCAGGAGGAATTATTGGCCTTTTTAAAAAATTAATTTTAAAAAAATTAAGAAATATTACTCCTCCTAAAAATTCTTTAAGTGTAATATTAGATGGAATTGAAAAACCCGGAAATTTAGGATCAATATTTAGAACTGCAGATTCTGCTGGAGTTCATTTTATTATATGTTGTGATTTACAAACTTCCATATTTAATCCAAATGTAATTAGATGTAGTTTAGGTAGCGTGTTTACTAAACACATTATGATAGAAGATAAACAATCCATTTTAAATTGGTTAAAAGAACATAATATTGAAATAATTGCCACTAGCACAAACGTTAATAAATATACAACAACACATTTATATGAAACTTATTTTTCTTCTTCTTTAGCTATTGTATTAGGATCAGAAACTAAAGGATTATCTCAGTTTTGGTTACAAAAATCGAATAAAATAATGAAAATTCCTATGTTTGGATTTATAGATTCTCTCAATGTTAGTAATGTTTTTTCTATTATTATATATGAAATAATAAGAAGAAAAATATTATAA
- the ureC gene encoding urease subunit alpha has translation MTKMNRESYSKMYGPTKGDKIRLGDTSLWIEIEKDYTVYGDECVFGGGKVIRNGMGQNALGMKDNGILDLVLTNAIIIDHWGIIKSDIGIRNGLIVGIGKSGNPDIMDGVHNNMHIGSGTEVISAENCIVTSGSIDCHVHYICPQLFEVALENGTTTIIGGGTGPATGSIATNCTSGIWNIQNMFHSTDHIPINFMFLACGNSSNPIALEEQVLYGAGGLKIHEDWGCTPSVIDQCLKISDKLDIQVNIHTDSLNESGYVEDTLKIFNNRTIHTYHTEGAGGGHAPDLLKVISHSNILPSSTSPTLPYTCNTLDEHLDMLMICHHLDSNLPEDVSFAQSRIRSETISAEGVLHDLGAISMISSDSQAMGRIGEIVKRTWQTADKMKKERGGLGDDDKNENDNIRVKRYISKYTINPAITHGISNYVGSIKIGKMADLVVWKPAFFGVKPELVIKSGMIVYASIGDPNATIPTPQPFMYRKMFGFFNPKLSSVFISLSAINHGFIEKNNIKKTLKIIQNCSNLSKHDMILNGETPNIEIDPINYRVYINGKKITSQPSSILPLSQKYFLF, from the coding sequence ATGACAAAAATGAATAGAGAATCTTATTCTAAAATGTACGGGCCTACTAAAGGGGATAAAATTAGATTAGGTGATACTTCATTATGGATTGAAATTGAAAAAGATTATACGGTATATGGTGATGAATGTGTTTTTGGAGGTGGAAAAGTAATTAGAAACGGAATGGGACAAAATGCATTAGGAATGAAAGATAATGGCATTTTAGATTTAGTATTAACAAATGCGATTATTATTGATCATTGGGGTATTATAAAGTCTGATATTGGGATACGAAATGGATTAATTGTTGGAATTGGAAAATCTGGTAATCCAGATATTATGGATGGAGTTCATAATAATATGCACATTGGATCAGGTACTGAAGTTATATCAGCAGAAAATTGTATTGTTACATCTGGAAGTATAGATTGTCATGTTCATTATATTTGTCCTCAATTATTTGAAGTTGCATTAGAAAATGGAACAACAACTATAATTGGTGGTGGTACAGGTCCAGCAACTGGTAGTATTGCAACTAATTGCACATCTGGAATTTGGAATATTCAAAATATGTTTCATAGTACTGATCATATTCCTATTAATTTTATGTTTTTAGCATGTGGAAATAGTTCTAATCCTATTGCTTTAGAAGAACAAGTATTATATGGTGCTGGTGGATTGAAAATTCATGAAGATTGGGGCTGCACTCCATCTGTAATTGATCAATGTTTAAAAATATCAGATAAACTAGATATTCAAGTGAATATTCATACAGATTCATTAAACGAATCTGGTTATGTTGAAGATACTTTAAAAATATTCAATAATAGAACTATTCATACTTATCATACAGAAGGTGCAGGTGGTGGACATGCTCCAGATTTATTAAAAGTAATATCTCATTCGAATATTTTACCTTCATCTACAAGTCCGACTCTTCCTTATACTTGTAATACACTGGATGAACATTTGGATATGCTTATGATATGTCATCATTTAGATTCTAATCTACCAGAGGATGTGTCTTTTGCACAATCTAGAATTAGATCTGAAACAATTAGTGCAGAAGGTGTCTTACATGATTTAGGAGCTATCAGTATGATTAGTTCAGATTCTCAAGCAATGGGAAGAATAGGAGAAATTGTAAAAAGAACTTGGCAAACGGCAGATAAAATGAAAAAAGAAAGAGGTGGTTTAGGGGATGATGATAAAAATGAAAATGATAATATAAGAGTTAAAAGATATATTTCTAAATATACTATTAATCCTGCAATCACTCATGGAATATCAAATTATGTAGGATCAATTAAAATTGGAAAAATGGCTGATTTAGTAGTTTGGAAACCAGCTTTTTTTGGAGTTAAACCTGAATTAGTAATTAAAAGTGGAATGATTGTATATGCTAGTATTGGGGATCCAAATGCGACTATTCCAACTCCTCAACCATTTATGTATAGAAAAATGTTTGGTTTTTTTAATCCTAAATTAAGTAGCGTTTTTATTTCACTCTCAGCTATAAATCATGGATTTATAGAAAAAAATAATATTAAAAAAACATTAAAAATTATTCAAAACTGTAGTAATTTATCTAAACACGATATGATATTAAATGGAGAAACTCCAAATATAGAAATAGATCCAATAAATTATAGAGTGTATATAAATGGCAAAAAAATTACATCTCAACCATCCTCTATTTTACCTCTTTCTCAAAAATATTTTTTATTTTAA
- a CDS encoding urease subunit gamma, which produces MHLTFDEKEKLLLHMAGILAINRLKRGLKLNYPESIALITYYVMEGARDGKMIKDIIYEAKNILYDDQVMDGIYELIKDIKVEATFPDGTKLVTIHHPIKKRNLKKINTKIIPIPGEYNLLKDDITLLPNRHRITRIVSNKGNRPIQIGSHFHFYDTNSMLSFDRQGTKGYRLDIAAGRSIRFEPGEMKKISLVQMGGNKKIIGFLK; this is translated from the coding sequence ATGCATTTAACTTTTGATGAGAAAGAAAAACTTCTTCTTCATATGGCTGGTATATTAGCAATAAATCGTTTAAAAAGGGGCTTAAAATTAAATTATCCAGAATCTATAGCACTAATTACATATTATGTAATGGAAGGTGCACGTGACGGAAAAATGATAAAAGACATAATATATGAAGCAAAAAATATTCTGTATGATGATCAAGTAATGGATGGAATTTATGAACTTATTAAAGATATTAAAGTAGAAGCAACTTTTCCAGATGGAACTAAATTGGTAACAATTCATCATCCAATCAAAAAAAGAAATTTAAAAAAAATAAATACTAAAATTATACCAATACCAGGAGAGTATAATTTACTTAAAGATGACATTACATTACTTCCTAATAGACATAGAATAACAAGAATTGTATCAAATAAAGGAAATAGACCTATTCAAATAGGATCACATTTTCATTTTTACGATACTAATTCAATGTTATCTTTTGATAGACAAGGAACTAAAGGTTATAGATTAGATATTGCTGCTGGAAGATCTATTCGTTTTGAACCAGGAGAAATGAAAAAAATTTCATTAGTTCAAATGGGAGGTAATAAGAAAATTATTGGATTTTTAAAATAA
- the thrA gene encoding bifunctional aspartate kinase/homoserine dehydrogenase I, protein MQVLKFGGSSVAHADSIKRICYLLEQKTEGKYAIVVSALENITDQLIQCGKFAAKRQNIYKNIIEKIEIRHLNMIRELFPISYQSHVISWIKKKINNLECLCDGIFQVEELSKRSLDKIMSFGELSSSFLIAEKLKQVGLYAICKDSRDLIITDAKFGCAQVDFLTSNHHIVKFFNEEKTAKYIVLPGFIGSTIKHETTTLGRGGSDYTASIVAAAISASFLEIWTDVNGMMTANPKIVNQAFTIKEISYEEAMELSHFGAKVIYPPTIQPAMKKNIPIKIKNTFSPIDKGTLIYVNKNININQPVIGISGIQSVSLLTLEGSGMIGIPGYSKRLFEALSREQINVIFITQSSSEHSITTGIHDLDVIKAKSVIDSEFAKEIHKKCIDPLRIEKDLCIIAVVGDNMKNLHGTSGKMFSSLGRNSINVRAIAQGSTEKNISVVIKKTDFKKALNTLHEAFFERPPKQINLFICGVGKVGSKLLEQLYKQTNYLIKKLKLQVRIIGLANSQKMLFNEEGINLSQWKNHFENNGDTMNICSFIKKVWQFNFRNSLFVDNTASEDMAMTYEKFLQNGIGVITCNKIACSSNYEYYKKLKNLARHFQAPFLFETNVGASLPVISTLNDLINSGDKINKIESVLSGSLNFIFNHFVENKTFLEVVKEAQFKGYTEPDPRIDLNGLDVMRKILILARECGSPLELSDIINNSFLPKSCLNAKSINILYQELHKYRDYFIKIRIKAEKKEQKLRFIARYEQGIATVGLEYVPINHPFYQLDGKDNMVLYYTSRYAKQPLIIKGAGAGADVTASGIFSDIIKATK, encoded by the coding sequence ATGCAAGTTTTAAAATTTGGAGGTAGTTCTGTTGCTCATGCAGATTCAATTAAACGTATTTGTTATTTATTAGAACAAAAAACTGAAGGAAAATATGCAATTGTAGTTTCTGCTTTGGAAAACATTACTGATCAGTTAATACAATGTGGAAAATTTGCTGCTAAAAGACAAAATATATATAAAAATATTATAGAAAAAATAGAAATTCGTCATTTAAATATGATTAGAGAATTATTTCCAATTTCTTATCAAAGTCATGTAATTAGTTGGATAAAAAAAAAAATTAATAATTTAGAATGTTTATGTGATGGAATTTTTCAAGTAGAAGAATTATCAAAAAGATCTTTAGATAAAATCATGAGTTTTGGAGAACTAAGTTCTTCTTTTTTAATTGCAGAAAAACTCAAACAAGTTGGATTATATGCCATTTGTAAAGATAGTCGAGATTTAATTATTACTGACGCTAAATTTGGATGTGCACAAGTTGATTTTTTAACAAGCAATCATCATATTGTTAAATTTTTTAATGAAGAAAAAACTGCTAAATATATTGTATTACCAGGTTTTATAGGCTCCACAATCAAACATGAAACTACTACTCTTGGAAGAGGTGGATCTGACTATACAGCTTCTATTGTAGCAGCTGCTATATCTGCAAGTTTTTTAGAAATATGGACTGATGTTAATGGTATGATGACCGCAAATCCAAAAATAGTGAATCAAGCATTTACTATTAAAGAAATTTCTTATGAAGAAGCTATGGAATTATCTCATTTTGGAGCAAAAGTTATTTATCCTCCTACTATACAACCAGCAATGAAAAAAAATATTCCTATCAAAATAAAGAATACTTTTTCTCCAATAGATAAAGGAACTTTAATTTATGTGAATAAAAATATTAATATCAATCAACCAGTTATTGGTATATCCGGTATTCAATCTGTATCTTTATTGACGTTAGAAGGAAGTGGCATGATAGGAATTCCAGGTTATTCAAAACGTTTATTTGAAGCTTTATCAAGAGAACAAATTAATGTTATTTTTATTACACAAAGTTCTTCAGAACATTCAATTACAACTGGTATACATGATTTAGATGTAATCAAAGCTAAATCTGTTATAGATAGTGAATTTGCCAAAGAAATACACAAAAAATGTATTGATCCTTTAAGGATAGAAAAAGATTTATGTATCATTGCAGTAGTGGGGGATAATATGAAAAATCTTCATGGAACTAGTGGAAAAATGTTTTCATCTTTAGGAAGAAATAGTATCAATGTCAGAGCGATTGCTCAAGGTTCTACAGAAAAAAATATTTCAGTAGTTATTAAAAAAACTGATTTTAAAAAAGCTTTAAATACTTTGCATGAAGCATTCTTTGAAAGACCACCTAAACAAATCAATCTTTTTATTTGTGGAGTAGGAAAAGTTGGTAGTAAATTATTAGAACAACTTTATAAACAAACAAATTATCTTATTAAAAAATTAAAATTACAAGTTAGAATTATTGGATTAGCAAATAGTCAAAAAATGTTGTTTAATGAAGAAGGTATTAATTTATCACAATGGAAAAATCATTTTGAAAATAATGGAGATACTATGAATATATGTTCTTTTATAAAAAAAGTTTGGCAATTTAATTTTAGAAATAGTTTATTCGTAGATAATACAGCAAGTGAAGATATGGCAATGACTTATGAAAAATTTTTGCAAAATGGAATTGGAGTTATTACTTGTAATAAAATCGCTTGTTCTTCTAATTATGAATATTATAAAAAATTAAAAAATCTTGCTAGACATTTTCAAGCTCCATTTTTATTTGAAACAAATGTTGGAGCAAGTTTACCAGTAATAAGTACTTTAAACGATCTTATAAATAGTGGAGATAAAATTAATAAAATTGAATCTGTATTATCTGGAAGCTTAAATTTTATTTTTAATCATTTTGTAGAAAATAAAACTTTTTTAGAAGTAGTTAAAGAAGCACAATTTAAAGGATACACAGAACCAGATCCAAGAATAGATTTAAATGGATTAGATGTAATGAGAAAAATTCTTATTTTAGCAAGAGAATGTGGTAGTCCTTTAGAATTAAGTGATATTATAAACAACTCTTTTTTACCTAAAAGTTGTTTAAATGCAAAATCTATTAATATTCTTTATCAAGAATTACATAAGTATAGAGATTATTTTATAAAAATAAGAATCAAAGCCGAAAAAAAAGAACAAAAATTACGTTTTATTGCACGTTATGAACAAGGAATAGCAACTGTTGGATTAGAATATGTTCCAATAAATCATCCATTTTATCAATTAGATGGAAAAGATAATATGGTATTATATTATACATCTCGTTATGCTAAACAACCATTAATTATTAAAGGTGCAGGTGCAGGTGCTGACGTAACAGCTTCTGGTATTTTTTCGGATATTATCAAAGCTACTAAATAA
- a CDS encoding homoserine kinase has product MNGIKILSPATVANFVCGFDILGFSLQFPFDEIFLYKSNDPGIRMNRIYGSKLPENPNKNVAFVALQALLNKYNNNKNKIIGFELELIKNIHPGSGIGSSAASAAGVVFGANILLGNPFNTMQLIRFAMEGERVSSGTAHADNVSPALLGGITLVRSYQPLDITKLHCPRELWVSIIHPKIEIKTSDARNILKQKILMTDAIRQLGNIGALVAGLYQENYELISRSLEDVIVEPIRAILIPAFYELKIKCKKIGALGGGISGSGPSVFMLSKGNYTAKKVTEMMNRVYDPLRIDYKTYTSPINKKGVQCIKMI; this is encoded by the coding sequence ATGAACGGAATAAAAATATTATCACCTGCAACTGTAGCTAATTTTGTTTGTGGATTTGATATATTAGGATTCTCACTTCAATTTCCATTTGATGAAATTTTTTTGTATAAATCTAATGATCCAGGAATTAGAATGAATAGAATATATGGATCAAAATTACCAGAAAATCCAAATAAAAATGTTGCATTTGTTGCTTTACAAGCATTATTAAATAAATACAATAATAATAAAAATAAAATAATAGGATTTGAATTGGAATTAATTAAAAATATTCATCCTGGAAGTGGAATTGGTTCTAGTGCAGCTAGTGCAGCAGGAGTAGTGTTTGGGGCTAATATTTTATTAGGAAATCCTTTTAATACAATGCAACTGATTCGTTTTGCAATGGAAGGTGAACGCGTATCTAGTGGGACAGCACATGCTGATAATGTATCACCAGCTCTTTTAGGAGGCATTACATTAGTAAGAAGTTACCAACCATTAGACATTACTAAATTACATTGTCCAAGAGAATTATGGGTTAGCATTATACATCCTAAAATTGAAATTAAAACTTCAGATGCAAGAAATATTTTAAAACAAAAAATATTAATGACAGATGCTATACGTCAATTGGGAAATATTGGCGCATTGGTTGCTGGTTTATATCAAGAAAATTACGAATTAATTAGTAGATCTTTAGAAGATGTTATTGTAGAACCTATACGAGCAATATTAATTCCAGCATTTTACGAACTAAAAATTAAATGTAAAAAAATAGGTGCATTAGGTGGAGGAATATCAGGATCAGGACCATCAGTATTCATGCTAAGTAAAGGAAATTATACCGCAAAAAAAGTTACTGAAATGATGAATCGAGTATATGATCCTTTAAGAATAGATTATAAAACGTATACTTCTCCTATTAATAAAAAAGGAGTTCAATGTATAAAAATGATTTGA
- the thrC gene encoding threonine synthase codes for MFFYSLKNQKSRISFQEAVLTSLATDGTLFFPEKIPLLNYNFIENIYQHDIYTIAMQVIKQFVGKDISYNALYEMIIKTFHFDIPLKMIHDNIYVLELFHGPTLAFKDIGARFMSECLNYFYKVKKCGFLTVLVATSGDTGGAVAKGFDQIDGTEVIILYPYKGISKLQQQQINTLGNNIFSVEIQGNFDDCQNIVKKAFLDRDIKKIYNLTSANSINIARWIPQIVYYFLAYKQIININKNIIISIPSGNFGNMFSGMIAEKMGLPIKYFIASTNINDTIPRFLQSGKYHPFLSKQTISNAMDISNPSNFARIWHLYKKDINKLKNKLIAYPFTDKDTLSIINLVWKKYQYILDPHGAIGYLGLKEYLQKNKNTKHTSESYIFLETAHPVKFVDKMPVILQKNIMYLKQKFFKKNIQKKNTISLPKDFNIFKNWLITRTN; via the coding sequence ATGTTTTTTTATAGTTTAAAAAATCAAAAATCTAGAATTTCTTTTCAAGAAGCAGTGTTAACAAGTTTAGCAACAGATGGAACATTATTTTTTCCTGAAAAAATTCCTTTATTAAATTACAATTTTATAGAAAATATATATCAACATGATATATATACTATTGCTATGCAAGTTATTAAACAATTTGTTGGTAAAGATATATCATATAATGCATTATATGAAATGATAATAAAGACTTTCCATTTTGATATTCCACTGAAAATGATTCATGATAATATTTATGTTTTAGAATTATTTCATGGACCAACTTTAGCGTTTAAGGATATTGGAGCTAGATTTATGTCAGAATGTTTAAATTATTTTTATAAAGTTAAAAAATGTGGATTTTTAACAGTTTTAGTTGCTACTTCTGGAGATACTGGTGGTGCAGTAGCTAAAGGATTTGATCAAATTGATGGAACTGAAGTGATTATTCTATATCCATATAAAGGAATAAGTAAATTACAACAACAACAAATTAATACTTTAGGAAACAATATTTTTTCAGTAGAAATACAAGGAAATTTTGATGATTGTCAAAATATTGTAAAAAAAGCATTTTTAGATCGGGATATTAAAAAAATATATAATCTTACTTCTGCAAATTCAATTAATATAGCTAGATGGATACCACAAATAGTTTATTATTTTTTAGCATATAAACAAATAATAAATATAAATAAAAATATAATTATTTCAATTCCTAGTGGGAATTTTGGTAATATGTTTTCAGGAATGATTGCAGAAAAAATGGGATTACCTATTAAATATTTTATTGCTTCTACTAATATTAATGACACTATTCCAAGATTTTTACAATCTGGTAAGTATCATCCTTTTTTATCTAAGCAAACTATATCAAATGCAATGGATATATCTAATCCAAGTAATTTTGCTAGAATCTGGCATTTATATAAAAAAGATATCAATAAATTAAAAAATAAGTTAATAGCATATCCATTTACAGATAAAGACACGTTATCTATAATTAATCTGGTTTGGAAAAAATATCAATATATATTAGATCCACATGGCGCTATTGGTTATTTAGGATTAAAAGAATATTTACAAAAAAATAAAAATACGAAACATACTTCAGAAAGTTATATTTTTTTGGAAACGGCTCATCCTGTCAAATTTGTTGATAAAATGCCTGTTATATTACAAAAAAATATAATGTATTTAAAACAAAAATTTTTTAAAAAAAATATACAAAAGAAAAATACAATATCTCTTCCTAAAGATTTTAATATTTTTAAAAATTGGTTAATAACACGAACAAATTAA